gaaaagtccgattgggctccaaattggtactcatgatcaagtggtctgtatatacatgtatgtaaatttgtgtgttgatagggtcaaaggttcctgacttctgaccatttaggtttgaaaaaagtgataatacaggcttatggcctacaaaatggctgttgctctttggccatattagaggcaaaaaatatctgatttggctcaaaatttgcaatcaggatcacaatatcagtctatatatgtatgtcaatttctgtgtcaatagggtcaaaggttcctgacttctgtccatttagatttgaaaaaagcgataatacaggcttgaggcctacaaaatcgctgtagttttccagccgttgtagaggcaaaacatgtccgatttggaaaatttgcaatcaagatcagattatcagtctatatatgtgtataaatttgtgtgttgatagggtgaaaggttccagtcttctgtccatttaggttggaaaatagcgataaatagaataaattgaaaatagttattttttcactgtagagcctactgaagacttatttggctcatacttggcacatgtacttcaaatgtcattgttaattagtagcttcaacagttttggcatgttttaaactttgacagagttttggccaaataactctgaaaaggctttcacgtacatgtttgatcaaggtttatgggcctcaaatagttaaaatgtcaagattcttttgataattatttacctacagggtctcaagattgcatcaagaccaaatttgttttgattgattaaggacttaaagacaagttcgaaaagagcaatttttactcttttggccactgatgaaaatctttgcatttttggtaaacatatgtaattacaaagttgtaaaggctacagcaatgtatacaactaaaaaagaataacaagcctaggccacttgtacctttagatataactgattttctgctatagcgcccccttgaggccaatcaactcCATATTtgggatgatagaaggccctgagatacatgtagggtataagtatcgtcctgattggtcattgtttagcctgtcaaaagcttgctggaatctgattggctaataacgatcgcaaaaatttgcatatcaaattttccttctgtaaaacattaggacataggccatagaggatacatgccaaaggagagcttcatagcttgtacggttcctgagaaacagatttttagctttggctccgccccctgggggcgtatgtctacacagactGACGGGCTaactcagaatcatgttggcatcaaaattgtaaagtggcattagtgtcggtttaagcattcaaaagttacagctgttagagtaaatttgggtgtgccacggtaagattaatttgcatatggcggccatattttttgcaaatttcaagattttttaaataattattgaggttgggactctcctgagttgtttgacaccaaacatgtcaggattggtcaatgagtttaggacaagttctcaaaagtaggttttgcatattatgctaaatagcaaaaaatctaagtgggcggagcttagtggttctattgacctttttgatttgccattaaccaaggaatcatataatgcaagaatttttgctctagctatcagggcgtaggagttacggggccaaacgcgttgaccttcgccatagcgcccccttgaggccgatcaggctcatcttttgaatttgagtagcggtgagaagtactaccatatgaccaagtctcagccctgtaggccttacggtttcttctgcccaatcacttctatggcagaaaaagaataagaactataataataatcagaacaattacaatagggtttctagcactacgtgctcgaacccctaattaaAAGTAGTTTATGACCATACATTGccctatatttatatttaaaaaataatacagagaTTTATGCTATCTAAATATACTAACCTACATCTACTTTGGCTTCTACTGGGAACAGGCTCTAAtatggtgcttcttttgtatttttacagttaaatataactTAGGTAACACTAAGGTAGCACGGTTTGTCAAGGTGGCACAACTCGGCAGAACACCCCCAAGAGTAAACAGATGATAATTAATCCAAAAAAGAGTCAGAGGGCTATTTTATCACTCTACGTCTGTTTCTCTAGTTTTATTACTAAAAATTATCTATATAAATTAATTTAGTATTTCTGCTGCAGTGCTCACATTAACACTAACAGTTACCTTACACATGTCATTTTAATGGCACAGCGCATAGTGAACACACGTGACTGTCAAGGACCGATTATAATTATGATCTTCTGGATATAACGTTATTACCTAACGTTACCTAATGTAAACAAGGGTCTTAGTCTTCTGTTTTTTAGCTCTTATCTTATCCCAGGATAATTTAATCCCCCTACACTGCCAGACACAGTGAAACAGTGCCGCTATAGTCTCTAATCTAGTGCATATGTCTGCTCTGTGTTTGTAAACCTGTATAACTCAGAATAACATAATATAATGGGTTATGAGTTAATTCGCAGTAAGCAGTTATACAGTGTGAATCCGAGGCTGTACTTACTGAGTGTGAACCGCATTAATACGGGCTGCTTTCCAGTCCTCTACTGAAAAATCCAACTCTGCATTGCAGGCTTTAATCTAAAACAGTGAGCTTTCTGGAGAACTGTAGAAGAATAAGTAAGGAAACTCTGATATAATGCGCTTCCTTAACTCATTCTTTATCATCATATTTTCAACcctggtcttcttcttcttttaagtAATGGCGGTTCACAATATAGCTTGTATATCGCCACCTACTGCACAGGAGTGTGTGATATGATCATGGTAAATCATGgcgtggcaaaaaaaaaaaaaaaaaaaaaagtgaaacagtCTATATTCTGCTCATCAGGTCTGTGTCATTTAAGTACTTCATAAGGCCTTTAATTCTAATGCTCTGCATTCCCTCTTCCTTCAAGATGTTTCGAAAATTATCATCTCCTCCCTGTTCTCTCCAGTATGCTCTGTGATCAGTGTATTTCCTGCAGTGAAAAAGAATGTGCTCTATATCTTCTTTGACTTGGCATTCAGTGCAAAGCCCATCAGTTTTGCCCAACATATGTAACGAGGCATTTATGCCAGTGTGCCCAAGTCTCAATCTTGTGTATGCAACTTCCTCCCTTCTTCCAAGCCCCACTGATGTTATTCTCTTTCCCCCCCACCTGCTGTTGCACATTAAAGTATTTCCTGCCCTTCGTGTCTGACTCCCATTCATCCTGCCACATCTTCAGAACTTCTGTCTTAATATAAGATTTAGCTTCCCCTTTACCTAATGGAACATGGATTTGTACATATTGGTGGCCTAATGCATCCTTGGCAGCTCTATCTGCAATTTCGTTACCCTTGAGGCCCTTATGAGCTGGCACCCCGCACAATTGGGCAATGAGCCCCAGATTACGGAGTTGAGCCAAAAGCTGTCTCGTTTCAATAACCAAGTCATCTCTTACTGCATTTCCAGAGATAAAGCTTTGCAATACTGAGAGTGAATCTGTGCATACGACTGATTTAAAAGGTTTGACTTCTTCAATCCATCTCAATGCAGTAATTATAGCAGTTAGTTCTACTGAATATATGGATAGGAAATTATTCAGTCGGTATCCGTACGTCCTTTGGAATTCAGGTATATAGATTCCAATGCTACACTGGCCAGTTTGAGGGTTTTTTGAGCCATCTGTAAATATCTGTAGGTAcccataaaaaaacagaattcaaATAAGTTTTACAATGTATTGCAAATCCATTATCACAAGGGTGGTCTTCCTTCACTTTCAGAAGCTCTGTGTTAACATCTGGGGCAGGAAGGATCCATGGGGGTACATTACTCATTACCAATGCAGGGTTAAATTTAAGGCTTTTTAAACCAAACACGCTAGCAGCCTCTTCAATGATCCATCCAAATCCCTTTCCTTCTTTATAATATTCCCAACAATCTTTGAGCACTGACATGGCTGGGCTGTAAGAGCTACACTGTAGTCTGACCCAGTAGGTCAGTGCTAATTTTGTAAAACGCAGCTGAATAGGAGTTTCCTCTGCCTCCACTTGCAGGGCACTAATAGGGGTTGTCTTAATGGCACCCAGGGCTATTCTCAGGGCCCTTGATTGTACTCTTTCGAGTTTCATGAGGGATGTTTTACAGGCAGTCCCATAAATTATGCAGCcataatcttcttcttcttcttcttcttcttcttcttttgttttttatggCGGTTGGCAGACCAACTACAggtgcattaccgccacctactgagctGGAGTGTGAAGCAAGACTTTAGGATAATGACCTGcagtatttatacatttatggggaggggcaaaaaaaacaaaaacaaacaaacaaacaaaataaaaaaaaaataatgataattaatatattaaattaaattaaacatcccAACACTCTTTAAAAACAGCAGCACCTGCTTGTGTACTAAACCCATCCCAGAGCCATAAGATAGCAAACCCTTTAAAGAAATATCTTTATGTCCCTTTGATGTTAATGTATCAAGTAAAATTTGTCTTTGTGGAGAATGTTTTATACAGTGCAATAGTATATGTTCTGGTGTCTCCCTATGTGTGCAGTACCAATAAAGCCCTGTGTCGTGTTTGTGAATGAGATGTAACGTAGAGTTCAGTGATGTGTGACCTATGCGAAGTCGAGTAATCACTACTTCAGACCTCCGTGAATATCTGCCACCTGGACTTGaacctgctgtaggctgaatgttaAAAAGATGTCTGCCTTTTGTCCCCTGTTCCCACTCACTCTGCCAGAGGGCACGAACATGCCTCTTAATGATAATTTTTGCCTCTGCTTTACTCAGGGGTATGATAAAATCACAGTCCTGATGCCTCAAACACTGTTTAGCCAGCACATCGACTGTTTCATTCCCCTCTACTCCAATATGGGCTGGAACCCACAAGAATCGCACACAGACTCTCTGCATCCTGAGTCTAAACAGTGTCTGGAAGATTTCCAGAATTAAATCTGGCCTACAAGAAGACCGCCCAGTTCGAAGGCTTTGTAGAGCAGCTAACGAATCGGAACAGATAACAATGTTTAATGGACAAACATCCTCAGCCCACTGCAGTGCTAGCAGAATAGCCACCAGTTCTGCAGTAAACACTGACACATTATCAGACAATCTCTTCCCAATAGACACATTCAACTCAGGGATGTAATAGGCTGCTGCTGAAATGCCTACAGTGGGGTGTTTAGAACTGTCCGTATAAATCTGTAAAACCCTATAATAGCACTGTGTTATGTAGCGTTCAACCATAGCAGATTTAGATATATACTGTTGTTCTGAGGCTAGCTGATCATGAAGGCTAAGATCCACATTCGGATCTGGAAACATCCATGGTGGAATTACTGACTTTGGGACGGTTTCACAGAAGGTCAAGCTTTGCAGCCCTATTTTCTCAGCTTCTCCAGCACTCTGACATCCAAAACTCTGGACATTATTGGGAGAGTGGTCAGTATTGTCAGAAATAAGAGGAGACACAGGATGAGTTCTTTCATGCCCTTTAATGTTGACCCAATAGACAGCTGACAGAGCTAACCGTCTCAAATTTAAAGGCTTTTCTCCCAGCTCTACCTGTAATGATGCAACAGGAGATGACTTAACTGCCCCACTACACAATCGTAAAGCCTGAGCCTGGACAACATCCAGACCTTTAAGAATGGAAGCTGCTGCTGACTTATACGCCATACACCCGTAATCAAAGACCGATCTTATTAAGGCTCTATAAAGACACAGTAAGGAGGTGCGATCAGCCCCCCAGTCACTGACAGCCAGACATTTGAGCACATTAATTCCACTTTTGCACTTATCCACAATTTTACCAATATGTGATTTCCACGTCAGCTTAGAATCCATCCACATGCCAAGGAATCTAATCACCTTCACTTGTTCCAACTCCTGGCCATACAGCTTAAGTCCAATAGAGGGTGCTTTATATCGTTTAGAAAAACAGATAACCTGTGACTTAGAGACTGACAATTTAAAACCCCAGTCATTAGCCCAGCTCTCCACCACCACTAATGCCTCCTGCATTTTCTTAACAGCAAAaggtacatttctgcttctcttccACAGAGCCCCATCATCTGCATACAGAGACTTAGAGACACCAATGCAGACATTAGAAAAAATATCattaatcataatattaaaaaGAAGAGGGCTACATACACTACCCTGAGGTGTTCCATTCTCTATCTCGTATATTCTAGACAATGTAATACCTACCCTGACCTGAATTACCCTAGCTCTTAAAAAATCCATGATCCAATTAAACATCCTTCCCCCAATACCTAACTTATCTAATTTGATTAACAAACCTTCTGTCCACAGCATATCATACGCTTTTTCAATGTCTAAAAACACAGCCACTACCGCTTCCTTGTAAGACTGTGCTTTCCTCACATCTGACTCCAGACATAGTACTGGATCCATAGTCATCTTACCCCTACGAAATCCACTTTGATAAGGGGACAAAAAATGTTGGCTTTCTAAATAGTGAGTCAGCCTATTGGTCACTATGCGCTCCATCAGTTTACTCACATGGGATGTCAGAGAGATAGGCCTATACCCTGCTGCACAAGAAAGAGCCTTTCCTGGTTTCCCTATTGGCACTACCATTGCCAATTTCCAAGCTGAAGGAAGTTTACCCGTACACCAAACTATATTAAAAAATTCCAGCACCTTACTAAGACAGTATTCTGATAAGTGTTTAAACATTCCATAACAAACATCATCTTTCCCGGGAGAAGACTGACCTGATGCAGCTATAGCAGATTTCAATTCCAACAAAGTTAATTCAATGTCCAAAGCACTATCACAACCCTCACGTCGGAGCAATGCCCCAGGATATCGCCTCCGAACCTCATTTCTGCGCTCCAGCATCCCATCATTTAAGTTCGCTGAGCTATGAATCTTAACAAACTCCTGAGCTAACATCTCCGCCTTATCACTGTCTGATACTGCCTCCTTTCCCCCACCATGAAGTACCGGAATAATATTCCCTTTTCTTAttcccttcattttttttaattatgtgccaTACGTCACCCACCGGAATGTCAGGCCCGATCCTGCTGCAAAATGATCTCCAGTAATCTCTTTTGGTCTGTTTAACTGTTCTCCTCACCACAGCCTGAGCCCTTTTATAATTAAGCAAATCACATGGCAGAAGAGTGTTCCTAACTCTACGGAGAGCTTTATTACGAGCCTTCACAGCCTCAGAGCACTCCTCCGTCCACCAAGGGACAGCTCCTTTCTTCTTAAAAGGCTTTTTAACCGGAACAGACTCTTTAGTTGATTCACAAATGTCACATAAAACCTTATTACACGAGTCAACATCCTCAGATATCTTCCACTGCTCCATCCTCAATTCACAGAGTGTAGAAAATTTATCCCAATTTGCTTTACCAAAGTTCCACCTCTGCAGGAAACCATCTTCCGTCCTATTAAATCCTACTCCAAATTCACAGACATTAGGAAAATGATCACTTCCCAGGGATGTAGATTGACACACTTCCCATGAACATATCCCTGCTAATGCAGGTGAAGCTAACGTTAAGTCCAATACAGTCATTTTATTAGTTGAGATACTTAGCCTTGTGCCTCTACCATCATTAATACAGACTAGATCCTTGTCCAACATATATTCTTCAACAACCATACCATTGCTATCCGTGAATGCACTACCCCATAGTGAATTGTGTGCATTAAAATCCCCACACCAGACAACCTTGCACTGGTCAGGACCACCAATACTATGCAACTCTTCCAATAATATTTTGTTACATGGGTTATAAAAATGAACTAACCTAAACTTCCCACATGTACCCCATATCTCCACAACTACACACTCCAGATCTGCTAatcacatactttttaaaatcttgGCCATTGGCAATTAAACTCCGAGCATTCCACTGCAATATAACAAAACTACAATTGACCATCCCCTGCCTGGGAGGAAACTACTTTCCCACCTAGGCCTCCACTAATTGATTCCCATGTAATGCCTTTTATGTCCAAGAACTTTTCTGCAGACCTCACAATGAtctttattttctctgttctACTCCCTGTCTGGGCTGTGCAGTTAACCACATCagctataaacattataaacttaGTTTTCTCAACAAGCAGAGTGTTCGGTGACATGACATTAGGAACCCGAGTGGTAGGACCCACCCCACAACCAGCACTCCCTCCTCCTTCCGGCCTTGAAGGCCTAGGTTCCGGAGGCCTAGTCTTCTCCACTTCTTTCAGTGCCTCGGCATAGGTTAACCCTCGAACTGCTCTCACTGTCTGTATTTCCATTGCCTTTTTCCTTATCTCACAACCCCCATAGGCAGCCTTATGGTCCCCTCCACAATTGCAGCACTTTGGTTTTACACCCTCTCCACATTGCCCATACTCATGTTCTCCCCCACAGACTCCACATCTCTTCCTTGCCCTACAAACTGAAGCTACATGGCCATACCTCTGACAATTATAACACCGTACTGGTGGAGGTACATATACTCTCACGGGAAAACTAATGCATCCCAAATACACTCTATCAGGCATAGAGGTGCCATCAAAATGAATCATAACTGACATGCTCTCTAATTGAGCACCATCCCTAAACCCCTTTAGTCTAATTGCTTCAATAACAGTACCACCAGTCAGATTCTTCTTAAGTTGATCCATTGTAACGTCAAAGGGAACTCCAGAAATCAAGGTACAGCATCTATCAGAGACCAAACCAAATTTGCCTAAGAAAACCAAGACCAGAGCAGGACAACCtgtactagacaagctgtgtgtgtgtgtgcgcgtgggtgtgtaagagagagagattttgcaTATTTGTGTCAGTAATGGGAACAATTCAAAGTATGTAAAAGCATACATTAGAAGTGGTgtgcacaaatatttggacacatgtTGTATAACACAACAAAATACCTATTTCACACAGAAAGCttctgttttattaaaatatctcAGACTTATTGAGGTATTGTCAGTCTTAAGATTTAAATAAAACATCACAGAATGAACCGTTACATTTTCAACTTCATAACAAATTCCACTTCTAGGAAAAAAAAGTTGACTCAAAAGTTGAATAaaatcgtaatattacgagaatattGTCATAATTTTACGAGAATAATGTCACAATATTACGAGGGAAATGAAGGTTAACTGCTTGTCCTGCCACTTTATAAGGCACAGACACAAATGAGCATTTTCGCTCATGATcttttacagggctgctgtgattatgatcagttatctacatttctaaTCTGCTGCTTATTGTTGCTCTATTGGCACAGTTgactaataaagtgtccagattttgccatGGTGGCATCGCTACTGGTAGCCAAGTCTACATTGCTCTTCGCCATCTGCACCCTGGCCGCGAGATGCCTCCTGTAGAGCAGGTTTTCTGCTGCTTTACTTTAGTGCATCAATACTTTAGTGCTTTTCCTCCATGCTTTTTAAACTGGCAGCCCAAGACTTTAATCTCATAAAATTACTACTTTAATttcgtaatattatgactttgctcttcagctcaactcaaaacatttttacagcaaTTCGATATGACTATTTCATTTTCATGCAGGCTGTTACTCTCTAAACACATCCCATATTCAACTAAACTCATAGATCCATAATTAAATACAGTTAATAAAGTCATATTctttaattaaatgaaaaaaaaaaacactcaaatgaATGTTCCTTAAAGTTTAAAAATGATAGTAAACAAACAGAAATTCCTTAAATGAGCCGACTGGTcagaaaaattaaaatattctttggagaaattaattatataaaaaaacgaaCATGTTGAAAATATCTCTGCTCTAACGACTTTGTGTTCCTCATTTTTCACCTGTTTTATGCAGTGCTGTGTCTGTTTTCCTTCACATGCTGTAGAGAACTGTGGTTTGCCGACGGCTGGAACGGATGCATGAGTTGACCCTCTTTAAAACattggacattttttttaatttttgggtCTCTGGACAGGTTCCTGTGCCTTGATTTATCTATTATTTTCCTATATTTTGTAGAAATGGTCCTTTCTCAGTAGATTATAGAGTAAGCTATGtattttctataataataatcattttaaattcaAGAAGAAATAGATTTGTTTAAAATCTTACGTGAAATGGAAAGACCATGTGCTTGTTCTACTCCGTAGAACAGTTCCCATTTAGGAAGAGCATCATGTTTAAAACTTCTGGCTGCAGGAAGCTTCGCCGTCTGGACATTAGTTGTGATTTCTGCACGTTAAAAGCGCGGTCAAGAGGGAGGGCTGTGGCAACGATGTTGAGGTGCTTGTGGGCAACGCTGTTCAGTTTTTTGTAATTGAATCTCCAGAAGCTCAGTGGATTCCCCATTTTTGGAAGGGGTTTTGCTTTTATGTAttcttctaatttttttttctgtgaaagcAAAAAGGcttcagatttcagatttaactcaGAAACGAGCCATGTCTCGAATTCTTCAGTGGTTCCAGCTTCAGACAGAACAATGTGTTTATATCTTGGGTCGAGTGCTGTGCTCATGGTCATATGAGCTGTGGGTTTAAATTGATCAGAACTCAGATGTTTAACCAGTGACTGGGCCACTCTGTTCTCAGTTTGCTGCTTCAGCTTCATTTTCAGTTCTTCTACACATGGTATGATGTTGGAAATCGAGCAGTGTTGATCTTTCATCATTCCTTCTGTGACTTCCCTGAAGGGCTGGAGGGCTTTTATCAGGCTCCGCATAACACGTTTATCGTCTTTCTTCAGCAGAAGTTTGAACTTGTTCATGTCAAGCAGAAACTTGTCTAAAGCTTCCTGCTGCTCTGAGATTCTCTCCAGCATGATCAGTGTCGAAAGCCATGAGACCTCATTAGCTGAGGTTAGACTGTGTTGAGGCAAATCTAGCTCGATCTGAGTCTCCCTGAGTTTCTTCATTTCTTCCATGTTGTGGCAGAACAACATATCAACTTTAGAACATTTCTCTAACACCTTCTTAACATTGTCACTTTTTGCGACCTGCCTGAACACACTGTTGAGAGTTTTGGCAAAACAAGACAAATGCTCCCACCCAACATCGTTCGCAACGATTTCCAGATTGTTTGCATTGGTTACCACCACTTGCACCTTCTTCTCAATACCCCATGTGTGAGCAATTTTTTTTAACTGGTTGATGGTATCATAAGAGGTCCAATGCTCAGGTATCAGCGTGGTCTCCAAAACAAATGATTCCCGCTTCCATTGTTCACTGATGAAGTGAGAGGTCACCGTCATCAGGTATTGCCCAGCCCCAGAGTTCCAGAAGTCGCATGCTAAAGAGACCGTTTCTGCAGTTTGTAAAGCTTTCTTCACACTCTCCTTTGTTTGGTCATAGAGCTGAACAAGCTCTGAATGAAGGTCTGCAGAATTCGGGGGAGTTTCACTGCCTAGACCCAAAGATCTAAGAAGATTCAAGAAGCCCTTCTCTTCTACAAAAGTGGGAGGGTGTAGGTCAGTGATAATCATGTTCAGCCAAGGGGACGGTTTAAGATCTGAGAAAAAGACcacaaaaagttatttttttattttttataattttacttcaattttttcccattttctccccaatttagcacagccaatcacccaacccacttattatgagtccccctatcactagaaatgccccaacacaccaggagggtgaagattaacacatgcttcctcagatacgtgtgaagtcagccaccacttcttttcgagctgctgctgatgcagcatcacagcgcgcttagaggaaagcgcagcagctcggttccagtacatcagctccaGTACATGgggagagagcatcatctaccaacctggagggagcagggccaattttgctccctctgagcgccggcagcttgatggcaaagctgcatgacctcccgctcatagtggcagcgctttagaccgctggtccactcggcgccccccaaaaagttacttttatttagttttctttcttAAAAATTATTTACTAATGATTTGAGTCCTGCAGCGATTTCTGTGTACTGTATTTTTGGATAAATAGAAGATAGAAGATACTGTATGCCTAATGAAGATAATCTTGCCAAGCTGCAAGAGCCAGGGCACTGACAGATAAATGAAATGTGACTCAACTGAAGGACAACTGAGTTTTATTGATGATTTGGCAAACAGGCCAGGAAATCATGAGAGCCTGGACTTGTGATaagcagtgctgcaccactggccaccagcaggaGTGCTGGGCAACGGAGGGAAAAATTCAGTGttgggtcccgaaactccaattcccataatcagtggcaaccagccacacttgtgcagcactctatataaaccccaATCAAACCACACATTCccgtcgcacctttgtagaggggtgaccagtAACAGAAGGCAtaattaaagaaaagaaagaaagaaagaaagaaagaaagaaagaaagaaagaaagaaaagaaaaaaggagaccttaaaagaaagcaaaaggcTCACAAAAGAAGCAAAGAGATCTGAAAAGATCTCAGCAGAAAGCAAAAATagagtaatataatttattttacttgaagcaaagtgaagaaagagaaagatatatGAGCTGTGCTCagcctgttttgtgttttttggtttcTTGTTGAGACGGCCTCTTGTTTGTATTTGCCAagagtggcatttcctttgttctctttcccgcctttttttctaCACCTCATTTATTTTCCACCCATTTTCTGAGTATCTCACTGTGGAGAATCAGTTCCAAGTAGAACGTGGCAAAGTGGTTGTATTCCACACAATTCATAATTACTTTGCTGGAGATTTTGTACCTTTAGATGTTGCAGGTTGTCTCGTGGGTTCTTCCTCAAAGAGCCGGCTTCTTTTCCCCAGCTTTTTCCTAAGATCCATATCATGTGCTGGTAAAAAGTCAGACAAATGCAGCAGTGTGTTAGAAGGAATCAGTACACAGAACACACCCTGGACTTCTGGATTTAGCATGAAATGT
This genomic stretch from Astyanax mexicanus isolate ESR-SI-001 chromosome 15, AstMex3_surface, whole genome shotgun sequence harbors:
- the LOC103046545 gene encoding uncharacterized protein LOC103046545 isoform X1; this translates as MITTKRTVYIEKTRATQSQSMDLRQKLGQKKDGLAKRKRSPETAHDMDLRKKLGKRSRLFEEEPTRQPATSKDLKPSPWLNMIITDLHPPTFVEEKGFLNLLRSLGLGSETPPNSADLHSELVQLYDQTKESVKKALQTAETVSLACDFWNSGAGQYLMTVTSHFISEQWKRESFVLETTLIPEHWTSYDTINQLKKIAHTWGIEKKVQVVVTNANNLEIVANDVGWEHLSCFAKTLNSVFRQVAKSDNVKKVLEKCSKVDMLFCHNMEEMKKLRETQIELDLPQHSLTSANEVSWLSTLIMLERISEQQEALDKFLLDMNKFKLLLKKDDKRVMRSLIKALQPFREVTEGMMKDQHCSISNIIPCVEELKMKLKQQTENRVAQSLVKHLSSDQFKPTAHMTMSTALDPRYKHIVLSEAGTTEEFETWLVSELNLKSEAFLLSQKKKLEEYIKAKPLPKMGNPLSFWRFNYKKLNSVAHKHLNIVATALPLDRAFNVQKSQLMSRRRSFLQPEVLNMMLFLNGNCSTE
- the LOC103046545 gene encoding uncharacterized protein LOC103046545 isoform X2, which encodes MDLRQKLGQKKDGLAKRKRSPETAHDMDLRKKLGKRSRLFEEEPTRQPATSKDLKPSPWLNMIITDLHPPTFVEEKGFLNLLRSLGLGSETPPNSADLHSELVQLYDQTKESVKKALQTAETVSLACDFWNSGAGQYLMTVTSHFISEQWKRESFVLETTLIPEHWTSYDTINQLKKIAHTWGIEKKVQVVVTNANNLEIVANDVGWEHLSCFAKTLNSVFRQVAKSDNVKKVLEKCSKVDMLFCHNMEEMKKLRETQIELDLPQHSLTSANEVSWLSTLIMLERISEQQEALDKFLLDMNKFKLLLKKDDKRVMRSLIKALQPFREVTEGMMKDQHCSISNIIPCVEELKMKLKQQTENRVAQSLVKHLSSDQFKPTAHMTMSTALDPRYKHIVLSEAGTTEEFETWLVSELNLKSEAFLLSQKKKLEEYIKAKPLPKMGNPLSFWRFNYKKLNSVAHKHLNIVATALPLDRAFNVQKSQLMSRRRSFLQPEVLNMMLFLNGNCSTE